Proteins encoded in a region of the Candidatus Binatia bacterium genome:
- a CDS encoding DUF4338 domain-containing protein, which yields MATMLTYRGRVVSDGDVAQIRELIASHPEQSRRGLSKKLCEVWGWTQPNGRPRDMVCRSLMLALHRAGHIELPPVRRRPPNPLARRARPSVVSDIEQSPIRCTIAELGPLEFRQVRRSPAEALFNGLIETHHYLGYTQPVGEQLKYLVYAGERPVACLAWSSAPRHLGPRDRHIGWSAAERRRNIHLVAYNPRFLIVPWMDVVHLASHLLGRMVRMLPAEWERIYGHPVYFAETFVDAPRFAGTCYRAANWRYLGRTTGRGKDSQSKRPNRSLKDVLGYPLVRDYRRRLCAGR from the coding sequence ATGGCAACGATGCTCACGTACCGCGGCCGCGTCGTCAGTGACGGCGACGTCGCACAGATCCGCGAGCTGATCGCGTCCCACCCCGAGCAGAGCCGCCGCGGGCTGTCGAAGAAGCTGTGCGAGGTGTGGGGGTGGACCCAGCCCAACGGTAGGCCGCGCGACATGGTGTGTCGCTCGCTGATGCTGGCGCTCCACCGCGCGGGCCACATCGAGCTGCCGCCGGTGCGCCGCCGGCCGCCGAACCCGCTGGCACGCCGTGCGCGCCCGAGTGTTGTGAGCGACATCGAGCAGAGCCCGATCCGCTGCACGATTGCGGAGCTGGGGCCGCTGGAGTTTCGCCAGGTGCGGCGCAGCCCCGCCGAGGCACTGTTCAACGGGTTGATCGAGACCCATCACTACCTGGGCTACACGCAGCCGGTGGGCGAGCAGCTGAAGTACCTGGTGTATGCGGGCGAGCGGCCGGTGGCGTGCCTGGCGTGGAGTTCCGCGCCGCGCCACCTCGGGCCGCGCGACCGCCACATCGGCTGGAGCGCGGCCGAGCGGCGGCGCAACATCCATCTGGTCGCCTACAACCCGCGCTTTCTGATTGTGCCGTGGATGGACGTGGTGCACCTGGCCTCGCACCTGCTCGGGCGCATGGTGCGCATGCTGCCCGCCGAGTGGGAGCGGATCTACGGCCACCCGGTGTACTTCGCCGAGACCTTCGTCGACGCCCCCCGCTTTGCGGGGACGTGCTACCGGGCGGCGAACTGGCGGTATCTGGGTCGCACGACCGGCCGGGGCAAGGACTCGCAATCGAAGCGGCCGAATCGCTCGCTCAAGGACGTGCTGGGCTACCCGCTGGTGCGCGACTACCGCCGGCGGCTGTGTGCGGGCCGATGA
- a CDS encoding type II toxin-antitoxin system RelE/ParE family toxin, with translation MLDFTFNPLAEQEYVAAVAECAAGERGAHLRFIATFEAAASQIRNFPESGFVTRGRIRSKVLSGFPYTIYYSVTPIAIRILAVAHHHRQPFYWLRRK, from the coding sequence ATGCTCGACTTCACGTTCAACCCGCTTGCCGAGCAGGAGTATGTAGCGGCAGTCGCAGAGTGCGCAGCGGGAGAACGTGGTGCACACCTTCGTTTCATCGCGACATTTGAGGCCGCCGCTTCGCAGATCCGGAACTTCCCTGAATCGGGGTTCGTCACCAGAGGCAGGATCCGGTCGAAGGTGCTGTCTGGATTTCCGTACACGATCTACTACTCGGTTACGCCAATCGCGATCCGCATCCTGGCCGTCGCACATCATCACCGACAACCATTCTACTGGCTGCGTCGGAAGTGA
- a CDS encoding addiction module protein, whose product MKAQPDEIETAALDLAPEARLRIAHALVRSLESEDPEVIRGLWIDEAERRDAEMDEGVAVCIPGDEVLGRVRSKYR is encoded by the coding sequence ATGAAGGCGCAACCTGACGAAATCGAGACTGCCGCATTGGATCTCGCGCCGGAAGCACGCCTCCGGATCGCACACGCTCTCGTGCGCAGTCTCGAATCGGAAGATCCCGAAGTGATTCGCGGCTTATGGATCGACGAGGCGGAACGTCGGGATGCGGAAATGGACGAGGGCGTTGCTGTTTGTATTCCCGGCGACGAAGTGCTCGGCCGAGTGCGGTCGAAGTACCGCTGA
- a CDS encoding DUF5615 family PIN-like protein encodes MAIRLLLDEDVRPLLAQTLRQRGFDARHVDELKRSGLSDSEQLAFAAKQRRAFLTHNIRDFVLLDRAYRAKGLTHYGIAVCDQVPFRELLGRTLRCLDRESEAGIRNRNAGHPPTHTRRRGTRHSLLSIDVSPRACGNPSSPRIRWR; translated from the coding sequence GTGGCAATTCGCCTGCTGCTCGATGAGGATGTTCGGCCGTTACTCGCGCAGACCCTCCGCCAAAGGGGGTTCGATGCCCGCCACGTGGACGAGCTGAAGCGCAGCGGACTCAGCGATTCGGAACAGCTAGCCTTCGCCGCCAAGCAGCGACGGGCCTTCCTCACGCACAACATTCGCGACTTCGTGCTCCTCGATCGCGCGTACCGTGCGAAGGGCCTGACCCACTACGGCATCGCGGTGTGCGATCAAGTGCCCTTTCGCGAGCTGCTTGGGCGCACGTTGCGCTGCCTGGATCGAGAGTCGGAGGCGGGCATCCGCAACAGAAATGCTGGACACCCACCGACCCACACCCGCCGACGCGGCACGCGACATTCCCTTCTCTCCATCGACGTCTCGCCGAGAGCGTGCGGGAACCCGTCATCACCTCGAATACGCTGGCGGTAG
- a CDS encoding DUF2889 domain-containing protein: MPDVTAIYHRTKEVNIYPLGGDRFLIEAFLQDEVHDVHAEVEVLHPSLEIVAARSEVRNGPFTAVCNMTHPNVERLIGMRVARGFTGEARKIVGGSEGCHRISELLVEIAQAAYQLHFVRLFQDVPSEVRAREDNPSLRHKFVLGNVPGMLNTCFSYREQSAPLIAENPTPLRLRPQAMPVRRIDDTEGR; this comes from the coding sequence ATGCCCGACGTTACCGCGATCTACCACCGGACCAAGGAAGTCAACATTTACCCGCTCGGCGGCGACCGCTTCCTGATCGAAGCTTTCCTGCAGGACGAAGTTCACGACGTGCACGCCGAGGTGGAAGTCCTGCACCCATCGCTCGAGATCGTCGCGGCGCGCAGCGAGGTGCGCAACGGTCCCTTCACGGCGGTCTGCAACATGACCCACCCCAACGTGGAACGGCTGATCGGCATGCGCGTCGCGCGCGGCTTCACCGGAGAGGCGCGCAAGATCGTCGGCGGGTCCGAGGGCTGCCATCGCATCTCCGAGTTGCTCGTCGAGATCGCTCAGGCGGCTTATCAACTCCACTTCGTGCGCCTGTTTCAGGACGTTCCATCCGAGGTCCGCGCACGCGAGGACAATCCGAGCCTGCGGCACAAGTTCGTTCTCGGCAATGTGCCGGGGATGCTCAACACGTGCTTCTCTTACCGGGAACAGAGCGCACCGCTGATTGCCGAGAACCCCACGCCGCTGCGCTTGCGACCGCAGGCGATGCCGGTGCGCCGGATCGACGACACCGAAGGCAGGTAA
- a CDS encoding PilT/PilU family type 4a pilus ATPase — MDIRPLLASMVEREASDLYLAVDSPPVLRVEGVSQSLDGPPLTAAQTEALAYALMTERQQAVFQEKLEMNLAIGSDRLGRFRVNAYRQRGAVGVVVRRIKTQIPTIDELGLPAILKQVALSRRGLVLVTGATASGKSTTLAAMLDYRNQETDGHILTVEDPIEFVHKHKRCIVSQRELGFDTLTFSDALRNTLRQAPDVILIGEVRDQETMLAAITFAETGHLCLATLHSNNANQAIERVMNFFPATRHPEIYLQLSLNLRSIISQRLVHGVDGRRVAALEILVDTPWVKDLVKRGEVDTLKEAMEKSTQEGGQTFDQALFDLYAQERVSEEQALANADSANNLRLRIRGFDMRFKSPPGREAGSGAGDGFRIEGVAPTPHTRRT, encoded by the coding sequence ATGGACATTCGTCCCCTCCTGGCTTCGATGGTCGAACGGGAGGCGTCGGACCTCTACCTCGCGGTCGATAGTCCTCCCGTCTTGCGTGTCGAGGGTGTCAGCCAATCTCTCGATGGGCCGCCGCTCACCGCGGCACAGACGGAGGCGCTGGCCTATGCGTTGATGACCGAGCGCCAGCAGGCGGTGTTTCAGGAGAAGCTCGAGATGAACCTGGCGATCGGCTCCGATCGCCTTGGGCGTTTCCGGGTCAATGCCTACCGGCAGCGCGGCGCCGTGGGTGTAGTTGTCCGCCGCATCAAGACGCAGATCCCCACCATCGACGAGCTGGGTCTCCCGGCGATCCTGAAGCAGGTTGCGCTCAGTCGGCGAGGCCTGGTGCTGGTAACCGGAGCCACTGCGTCCGGCAAGTCGACCACCCTGGCGGCGATGCTCGACTACCGCAATCAGGAAACCGACGGACACATCTTGACGGTCGAGGATCCGATTGAGTTTGTCCACAAGCACAAGCGTTGCATCGTCAGTCAACGCGAGCTGGGTTTCGATACGCTGACCTTTTCCGATGCCTTGCGGAACACGCTACGCCAGGCCCCGGACGTCATCCTGATCGGCGAAGTGCGCGATCAGGAAACCATGTTGGCGGCGATCACCTTTGCCGAGACGGGGCATCTCTGCCTGGCGACGTTACACTCGAACAACGCCAATCAGGCGATCGAGCGGGTGATGAACTTCTTCCCGGCGACGCGCCATCCGGAGATCTACCTTCAGCTCTCCCTCAACCTGCGCTCGATCATCTCGCAGCGGCTGGTGCACGGGGTGGACGGCAGGCGAGTTGCAGCCCTCGAGATACTCGTCGACACGCCGTGGGTGAAGGACCTCGTCAAGCGCGGCGAGGTCGACACGTTGAAGGAAGCGATGGAAAAGAGCACGCAGGAGGGCGGGCAGACGTTCGACCAGGCTCTATTCGATCTGTACGCCCAGGAGCGGGTCTCCGAAGAACAGGCGTTGGCGAACGCCGACAGTGCCAACAACCTCCGCCTGCGGATTCGCGGTTTCGACATGCGATTCAAGTCACCCCCGGGGCGCGAGGCGGGCAGCGGCGCCGGCGACGGCTTCCGCATCGAGGGAGTCGCGCCGACGCCGCACACGCGCCGCACCTAG
- a CDS encoding type IV pilus twitching motility protein PilT has translation MELTELLTFAHREGASDVHLTSGEPPMVRIHGDVKRIEHAALTADEVHNMVFDIMSDAVRKTFQETNDVDFSFELGQLARFRVNAFRTRWGEGAVFRTIPTQILSMEQLALPPVVREICDKEKGLVLVTGPTGSGKSTTLAAMIDYINDSYEGHILTIEDPIEFVHVSKKCLVNQREVGPHTMSFSAALRGALREDPDVILVGELRDLETISLALTAAETGHLVFGTLHTSSAPKTVDRIIDVFPAGQQGQIRAMFSESIQAVITQTLLKKRSGGRIAALEILIGTTAVRNLIRENKIHQIPSVLQTGQSVGMQTMDMALLDLVSRGLVSAEEAQKRTTTQNLFGNSPGGDARLAAGQRMRAAAGR, from the coding sequence ATGGAGCTGACCGAGTTGCTCACCTTCGCGCATCGAGAAGGTGCTTCCGATGTGCATCTGACCTCGGGGGAGCCCCCGATGGTACGCATACATGGAGACGTAAAGCGCATAGAGCACGCCGCGCTGACGGCGGACGAAGTTCACAACATGGTGTTCGACATCATGAGTGACGCCGTGCGCAAGACGTTCCAGGAGACCAACGACGTTGATTTCTCATTCGAGTTGGGCCAGCTGGCGCGTTTCCGCGTCAATGCCTTCCGGACGCGGTGGGGTGAGGGGGCGGTCTTTCGCACCATTCCCACGCAGATCCTCTCCATGGAGCAGCTTGCGCTGCCGCCGGTGGTACGCGAGATTTGCGACAAGGAGAAGGGCCTGGTTCTGGTCACCGGCCCGACCGGTTCGGGCAAATCGACGACGCTGGCGGCGATGATCGACTACATCAACGACAGCTACGAGGGACACATTCTGACGATCGAGGATCCGATCGAGTTCGTGCACGTTTCGAAGAAATGTCTGGTGAACCAGCGTGAGGTCGGTCCGCATACGATGTCGTTCAGCGCGGCGTTGCGCGGTGCGCTGCGCGAGGACCCCGACGTCATCCTGGTCGGAGAGCTGCGTGACCTCGAAACCATCTCGCTGGCGCTGACCGCGGCCGAGACGGGACACCTGGTCTTCGGCACGCTGCACACGTCGAGCGCTCCGAAGACCGTCGATCGCATCATCGACGTCTTCCCGGCCGGACAGCAGGGTCAGATCCGGGCCATGTTTTCCGAGTCGATACAGGCGGTTATTACCCAGACGCTGCTGAAGAAGCGCAGCGGTGGCCGGATCGCGGCGCTGGAGATCCTCATCGGCACGACGGCGGTGCGCAATCTGATCAGGGAAAACAAGATCCATCAAATCCCATCGGTGCTGCAGACCGGGCAGTCGGTCGGCATGCAGACCATGGACATGGCATTGCTCGACCTGGTGTCGCGCGGTCTGGTGAGCGCGGAGGAGGCGCAAAAGCGGACCACGACGCAGAATCTGTTCGGCAATTCGCCGGGGGGCGATGCCCGTCTCGCGGCCGGGCAGCGCATGCGCGCCGCCGCCGGTCGTTGA
- a CDS encoding CPBP family intramembrane metalloprotease: METTRRRLPPLLEAGLILGLTFSLAVGLRLPTLWLLVPVALISWTRRPLEAYGLTWGTIGRPGFHLALVGGVFVPYALGHYLWAHWLSGATFTPRLPPDFVVLILEQVLLVALPEEVFFRGYLQTQCDLTWHRPYRLLGASWGAGLVVAAAVFALCHIPFGGPARLAVFFPALLYGWLRARTGSVLLPTVYHAGSNVLMKVMLSSLS, translated from the coding sequence TTGGAAACGACGCGTCGCCGACTGCCGCCGCTGCTGGAGGCGGGTCTGATTCTCGGACTGACCTTCTCCCTGGCGGTCGGTCTCCGCCTGCCGACGTTGTGGCTTCTCGTGCCCGTGGCGCTCATTTCCTGGACGCGGCGGCCACTGGAGGCATACGGCCTGACCTGGGGCACTATCGGCCGCCCCGGTTTCCACCTTGCGCTGGTGGGCGGGGTGTTCGTGCCCTACGCCCTCGGGCACTATCTCTGGGCGCACTGGCTCAGCGGCGCGACCTTCACGCCGCGCCTCCCGCCCGACTTCGTGGTTCTGATTCTGGAGCAGGTACTGCTCGTCGCTCTGCCGGAGGAAGTGTTCTTTCGCGGGTACTTACAAACGCAGTGCGATCTGACGTGGCATCGTCCCTATCGTTTGCTGGGCGCTTCGTGGGGCGCCGGTCTCGTCGTGGCCGCGGCGGTTTTCGCCCTGTGCCACATTCCCTTCGGCGGGCCAGCGCGTCTGGCGGTCTTCTTCCCCGCTCTTCTCTACGGCTGGCTGCGAGCCCGCACCGGCAGCGTCCTGCTGCCCACCGTCTACCACGCCGGCAGCAACGTACTCATGAAGGTAATGCTCAGCAGCCTTTCGTGA
- a CDS encoding serine hydrolase → MLRRGWVEGLLCFASVAALICFAEVALAVTARASATPAASRDISFLLMDALGGRVLEEFNSEALRPAGSFPRLMVLLLGLEQVALGVLSLDEPVAPGPAVAARSGIPLRENERYPLSDLLKAIAVSGAEDATVAVTETIAGSVPAGVELMNARALRLGMTATQFADLGRSALQVDGASSQTSARELGRLARALLDHELVVHWSGLAGLPLKDGAVILRNANPMVGAVAGVDGLHASAGFGVVATAERGGMRLLAVVLGATVPAQCYATAAELLKRGFAQYERIDVVKEGERVNVPVRIAGGAVAEITPVTEGEFALVRRRGEESLIEVRYQMPGEIAAPVRRDQPIGELIVQQEGRILSVIPLVSPVNVAATGILAAAP, encoded by the coding sequence ATGCTGCGGCGGGGTTGGGTGGAAGGCCTTCTGTGCTTTGCGAGCGTTGCGGCGCTGATATGTTTCGCTGAGGTGGCGCTGGCGGTTACGGCTCGCGCCTCGGCAACCCCAGCCGCGTCGCGCGATATATCGTTCCTCTTGATGGACGCTCTCGGCGGTCGGGTGCTTGAGGAGTTCAATAGTGAAGCGCTCAGGCCGGCAGGGTCGTTCCCCCGGCTGATGGTGCTCTTGCTCGGTCTCGAGCAAGTGGCCCTGGGGGTGCTGTCTCTGGACGAGCCGGTGGCACCGGGTCCGGCGGTGGCCGCGCGGTCCGGCATACCGTTGCGTGAGAACGAGAGGTATCCATTAAGCGATCTGCTCAAGGCCATTGCCGTCAGTGGTGCTGAGGATGCTACGGTCGCCGTGACGGAGACGATTGCGGGTTCGGTACCGGCCGGTGTGGAGCTGATGAACGCCCGTGCCCTGAGGCTCGGGATGACGGCGACGCAGTTCGCCGACCTTGGGAGATCGGCGCTCCAGGTGGATGGAGCGTCGAGTCAGACGTCTGCCAGGGAACTCGGCCGCCTTGCTCGCGCCTTGCTTGACCATGAGCTTGTGGTCCACTGGTCCGGCCTGGCCGGTCTGCCACTCAAGGATGGGGCGGTGATATTGCGTAACGCGAATCCCATGGTGGGCGCGGTTGCAGGGGTAGACGGGCTGCATGCCTCGGCTGGATTCGGCGTGGTGGCCACTGCGGAGCGCGGCGGGATGCGGCTCCTGGCGGTCGTACTCGGGGCGACGGTGCCGGCTCAGTGTTACGCCACGGCAGCGGAGCTGCTGAAGCGCGGATTCGCGCAGTACGAGCGCATCGACGTCGTTAAGGAAGGGGAACGAGTTAACGTCCCGGTGCGGATCGCCGGTGGTGCCGTTGCGGAGATAACCCCGGTGACCGAAGGCGAGTTCGCTCTGGTGCGGCGTCGTGGCGAGGAATCGCTGATCGAGGTCCGCTATCAGATGCCCGGCGAGATTGCCGCCCCGGTGCGCCGCGATCAGCCAATCGGCGAATTGATCGTGCAGCAGGAGGGGAGGATTCTGTCGGTGATTCCGCTTGTCAGTCCGGTCAACGTTGCCGCGACCGGCATTCTCGCGGCGGCGCCCTGA
- a CDS encoding RNA-binding protein, which yields MGTRLYVGNLPFKVREDELQTLFQQAGAVQSVNIIRDKFSGQSRGFGFVEMANQDEAERAVQMLNGHNLVNRQIIVNEARPQTPRGPREGGPRDRDDE from the coding sequence ATGGGCACTCGGTTGTACGTGGGCAACCTCCCCTTCAAGGTCCGCGAGGACGAACTGCAGACGCTGTTTCAACAGGCGGGTGCCGTGCAGTCCGTGAACATCATCCGCGACAAGTTCTCCGGACAGTCTCGTGGCTTTGGATTCGTCGAAATGGCCAACCAGGACGAGGCTGAACGGGCGGTGCAGATGCTGAACGGGCACAACCTGGTAAACCGCCAAATCATCGTTAACGAGGCGCGACCGCAGACGCCGCGGGGCCCGCGCGAGGGCGGGCCGCGGGACCGCGACGACGAGTAG